In Streptomyces sp. RFCAC02, the following proteins share a genomic window:
- the nuoK gene encoding NADH-quinone oxidoreductase subunit NuoK has translation MNPENYLYLSALLFTLGACGVLLRRNAIVVFMCIEMMLNAANLALVTFSRMHGNLDGQIMAFFVMVVAAAEVVVGLAIIVMVYRSRHSASVDDASLMKL, from the coding sequence GTGAACCCGGAGAACTACCTCTACCTGTCCGCGCTCCTGTTCACGCTGGGCGCGTGCGGAGTGCTGCTGCGGCGCAACGCCATCGTCGTCTTCATGTGCATCGAGATGATGCTCAACGCCGCCAACCTCGCGCTGGTCACCTTCTCCCGCATGCACGGCAATCTCGACGGCCAGATCATGGCGTTCTTCGTGATGGTCGTCGCCGCGGCGGAAGTCGTCGTGGGGCTGGCGATCATCGTCATGGTCTACCGCTCCCGGCATTCGGCCTCGGTCGACGACGCCAGCCTGATGAAGCTGTAG